The Aspergillus nidulans FGSC A4 chromosome VII nucleotide sequence TGACTGAACTGGTTCTCGGGGATCCTGATGACCCGACAGGCAGGAGCGTTGATGTTCTTCTCGAGGTCGGCCCTCATACAGCCCTGGGAGGCCCAATCCGCGAGATCCTGTCACTGTCCGAGTTTGGAGGCATTGAGCTTCCATACTGGGGATGTCTCGTACGCGACGAGCACGCAGGAGACAGTATGCGCTCCGCCGCGATCAATCTGTTCCGTGAGGGACAATCCCTTGCCATGGACAAGATCAACTTCCCCGTGCCTGCATATGATGGCGAGGGCCCCCAGGTCTTGACCAACCTTCCATCGTATCCCTGGAATCACACTATGCGCCACTGGCAAGAGTCCAGAGTCAACCGTGCCATTCGCGAGCGCGGCCAGCCTCCTCACGAACTACTCGGCATGCCCGTGGCTGGCAATGACCCCAGCGCGTCCGTATGGCGTAGGGTATTGCGTGTCACCGAAACCCCATGGCTGCGCGATCATATGGTCCAAGGCAGTATTGTGTACCCAGGCGCTGGTTATATTTGCCTTGCAATCGAGGCAGTTAGGCAATTGACTGATCAAGACAAGTCAGTCTCAGGACTCCGCCTGCGTGACATCAACTTCTTATTCGCCCTTGTTATTCCAGACAACGCGGATGGCGTGGAGATCCGAACAACACTCCAGTCTGTGCCTGAGCGTGAGATCGGGGCTCAAGGCTGGTGGCGCTTTGAGGTCTCGTCAGTCACATTGGAGAACCGGTGGACACTGCACGCTACAGGCATGGTTGGTATAGAAGAGTCAGCTGTCCTGGAGACTGaacgtcgtcgtcgtccatTGTCGATTTACACCCGCCAGCCAAACCCCCAGGACTTGTTTGCCAATCTCAGGGCACACAGCGTCTATCACGGTCCGCTCTTTCAAAACACCAATCGAATCATCCAGGATGGCCGAGAACCGCGATCCATATGCGACATCACGATCCGCCACGAAGCTTCGTCTGATACAGACCCGGAGGTGGCAGCACAGAACAGCCTGTTACACCCAATCACGCTCGATGCTGTATTTGTGGCCTTTTATTCCGCCCTCCCCAGCGTCGGAGCGCTACAGGAAGAGCCCAAGCTCCCGCGGTCTGTCAGAGCGATGTGGATATCCAGCAACATCAGCCACCAGATCGGCCACACGCTGCAGTGCGACACTTCCCTACTTAATGATGACCCCCAACGCGGAAGGGCCGACATTACAGTATTCGACGGCAAAACGGATGCCACAGTGCTCAAGATTCAGGGCGTCGAGCTGGCAGCTCTGGGAAGGGGCAGCTCAGCCAGCACCTCGACGGAGGTGTGCAGCAGGGTTGTCTGGGAACCAGACCTTTCATTTCGAAACCCGCTGGCTTTCGAGCAGATTAAGAAGCATCTGGCGTCTACAAACTCTGATCAAGAGGCAGATGTGGTCAGGGACCTACAGCGCTTGTGCATTGCTTATGCCTCTGATGCCCTTCGAGAGCTGACCCCGGGGGATGTGGCCGGCCTTCAGGAACAACCACATCTGGCCAAATACTACGCATTTCTACGTGGATTAGTCAATAAAACTACCGAGGAGCCTGGAAAGCCTCAGCAGTCCATGGAGAGCGTTGATGAGAAGGTGGTCTGCCGTCTCGGACCCCTCCTCCCATCTATCCTTCGTGGTGAGCGCAGCGTGGAAGAAGTCAGAAGCTTAATGGATGAATACAACACCAACTCAAGGCGCCAGTTATCATCCCTCAGACAGCTCTCTGCTCTACTACAAACAATTGCACACAAAAGCCCAGGTGCTCGCGTCCTCCAGATTGGGAGTAGTACTGGCGCCCTCGCCACACGTCGCATACTGGAGACCCTTGACACGAACTTGGTGGCCAGCTGGCACATCACTGAGCCATCATCGGAATTATTGGATAATGCGCGTGCTCAGCTTGCTGACTGGGCCGATTTGCTCCAGTTCGAGCAACTCGATATTGAGCAGAGTccattcaagaagaagtttaTCCCAGAGAGCTACGACGTTGTTGTATCCTTGCATGCTCTACACGCTATCAAAAACCCAGCCAGTGCGCTGGGAAATGTACGTACTCTGCTGAAGCCAGGGGGAACGCTGCTTTTGGTGGAGACGACTAAGAATCAGGTTGATGTGGATTTCGTCTTTGCTTTACGTCCAGGCTGGTTGCAGGACAAGAATCCACTTACCTCCTGGGACGCCGTGCTTCAAGATGGAGGCTTCAGTGGTCTCGACCTCGAGATATATGACTCAGAGAGCGATATTCATACCAACAGCGTCATCATGTCCACTGTGCCTGCCAAGGACCAGAAGGCTGACCTGAGCAAGGTTAAAGACAGCTTTGCAGTTGTCTCCAGCATCAAGACACCCCCATCATCCCCCATTGTCGATCAGTTGTGCCAGCGCATTCAGGCCTTGACCGGTACAGCTACGACGCACCTCGTCTTGGAAAAGACGAGCGGCAACACATACAAGGACAAGATTTGTGTTTTTATTGGCGAGCTTGACCGGCCCATTCTGGCAGACCTCGATGCAGTGCAGATGGAAGGCCTCCGCGCAATGGTCACGCAGTGCAGTGGCCTGCTCTGGGTCACGACTGGTGGGACTGTTGAACGCGAGGCTCCCGAACGGGCTGTGCACCAAGGCTTCTTGCGTGTGCTGCGCAACGAATACATCAGCCGCTACTTCATCTCCCTGGACCTTGACCCTGCTCATGCAGACGCAGGTGCAGCCGGATGGTCCTCAGGTGCAAACCCCGCCGTGTCGGCCATTGTGCAGGCGCTCGAAGAGGGGTTTGGGCATGGCAGCACTCGAACAGGTCCAGCCGAGTTCGAGTACGCCGAGCGAAACGGTGTCTTGCATATTCCCCGCTACTATAAGGACGAGAAATATAACAATATGGTCACTTGCCCGCTTGCGCCGAGCTGGAGTGACCACGACGAGCGCAGCATTCCCTTAGAGCGCCTCTTCCAGGACCGACAACTCCGGTTGCAAGTCGGCATTCCAGGACACCTAGGCACGCTTGCCTTTGCTGAAAATGAGGCAAACCATGCGGACCTACCGCCAGAACTTATGGAGATCACCCCTCGAGCTCACGGGGCTTGCTCCCGCGATGTTATGGCCGCTATGGGCCAGCTCAAGGATCAAGCCATGGGCTTCGAATGTGCCGGTATTATTGCGCGACTTGGTTCTGAAGCTTACTCTAAGGGCTACAGGGTCGGTGACCGTGTCATGGCCCTTTCGGCCGGCGCATCTTTTGCCAGCAATGTCTGCGTGCCATGGCATGGGGTCATCCAGATGCCAAAGGACATGGACTTTGTCAGCGCTGCATCGCTTCCCCTAGCTTTTACAGTTGCTTACTTTGGTCTCGTTAGGAGTGCAAGCCTGACAACCGGGCAGTCAGTCCTCATTcatgctgcagctggggcCTTCGGACAGGCCGCAATCATGCTGGCCAAGCACCTGGGTGTCACAGAGATTTATGCTACAGTCGGCTCCCCTGAGAAGCAAGACATTCTCGAGCGCGAATATGGCATCCCTTCTGAGCGTATCTTTAGCAGCCGCGACGCATCCTTTGCCCCGGCTATTTTGGCTGCTACCAAGGGACGCGGCGTGGACCTCGTGCTCAGCTCACTTTCTGGTCCGCTACTTCAAGAAAGTCTCAGCACAGTTGCACCTCTCGGTTATCTGGTGAATATCGGGAAGGCAGACATTGAGAGAAACAGCCTGATGGCACTCGAGTCTTTCTCTCGCGGCATCTCTTTCGTATCAATGGACGTCCCAACCCTCTTGCAGCGCCGAGGACCAGATGTGCACCGTACGCTTGGTGAGATCACCAGCCTGGTCGAACAGCAGGTGCTGAAGCCGGTTTACCCTGTTACCGTTTACCCCATGCAGGATGTGCAGGCGGCTTTCCGCTTCGTTCAGACAGGTGACCAGATGGGTAAAGTTGTTCTTTCAGCTGGATCGGACGAACAGGTTTACGTGGTCCCTCGACCAAAGGGCTTAACAACTCAATCTCAACTACGACCCGATGCATCGTACCTCATCGTGGGAGGTGTTGGGGGTATTGGGCGTTCAGTCGCACACTGGCTAGTGGCTCACGGTGCACAGCACTTGATCCTGCTTTCTCGCAGTGCTGGCAATCTCGATCTCGACCAGAATAAGAATAGTGATGGGGCATTCTTCATCAACGAACTACGTCATATGGGCTGTCGAGTCAAGCCCGTGAGCTGCGACGTGTCGCTCGCTAGCTCACTAACCGTGGCTCTCAGGGCCTGTGAAGACGACGGCTTTCCTCCAGTGCGCGGCGTCATCCAGGGCGCCATGTTACTGCGCGACGCCATCTTCGAGCAGATGACACTCGACGACTGGCGCAGTGGCCTGAGTCCCAAGCTGTACGGCACCTGGAACCTGCACACCGAGTTTTCGCAACCGGACTCTCTTGACTTCTTCATCATGCTGTCGTCTGTCTCGGGCGTCGCAGGTATTGCATCGCAAAGCAACTATGCCGCCGGTGGCTCCTACGAAGACGCTATGGCTCGATGGCGCCAATCTCAGGGCCTGCCCGGTGTAGCCATTGACCTAGGTCCCATTTCTGACATTGGCTACGTTTCGACAGACCCCAGAGTCGCCGAGCGCCTGCGCAAGGATGGTGAATTCGCCATGCTTGACGAGGGTATTGTTCTCCGTGCCCTCAACGCTGCGATTTTACATCCACTAGGCCGGTCTCAGATAATCATCGGTCTCACATCCTCCCCGGGTCCTCATTGGGACCCCAATGGCCGCTCTCAGCTCGGCCGTGATGCGCGCTATGCAACGCTGCGACCTCACACTAAGGTCTCGGCACGACAGGACGGCGAAAGCACCAGTGCCTCGCTCGCCACGCAGCTCGCAGATACCAACGACCCGCAAGAGGGAGCGAGGCTCATCGGAGCGGCTATTGCAGAGAAGCTTGCGGACATTTTTATGACGCCCATAGCGGAGATCGATCTCAGCAAGCCGCCGGCCCACTATGGGGTCGACTCGCTGATTGCGGTAGAGCTGAGGAATATGCTTGCATtgcaggcggcggcggatatttccatcttcaatatcctACAGACGGCCAGTCTGGCTGCGTTGGCTGGGTTGGTGGCGGAGAAGAGCAGGCATTTCCAGGCTTAGTCGAGAACCCTACCCTCTGATTCAAACTGTAATTGACGATTGACGATAGTGCTTTGTTGCTATCCTTGTATATAGTTATATTTATATAGACCGCTAGACCTCTTGCAAAATAGGCCTCCTTTTCAACAGCTACACTCCGGGCTGATAATTGTCCAATCCTGACTAGGCAAAGATCCTCACCTTTCCGTTAATTTGCAGGAAACGAAGTGTAAAGGGTTTAAACTAGCACCATCCCTTCACGCTGACGTGAGGTCCGTGAAATCCCTTGTATAACATAATTCAGCGCTGCCCGAGTACTGGAGCACGAGGTTATTCTGGGCTCTATGACTCAATACAGAAAATAACGGCTCCTAGCCCTGATTTTCGGCTTCTGAGGACCTGATATTGACAGACTTTAGATCAGAGGCTAATGCACGCCTGCCACGCGGTCAGTGTCACAAAGCTGtcagccaccaccaccaccaccaccaccaccaccaacaacaacaacaacatcaGGGGCCTATGAATTGCCCCTAATTGATGGACAATGAACTCCAAACGGCTCTGATTGCTATTCTGTATCCAAATCTAAACAGGGATCAAGTAGCTGCTATCACCAAACTCCATGACTTCAAAACACCTTCCAAGCTAAGTCGCGATCATGCCTTCGTGAATGTCTATATCTATCTATACGTATCATATCTAGGTATTAAGTAAAACCACACCACGTGTCGCCCTGGGGCTTTAAGAGCTGAAGGAAGTTCTGCGCAAGCTTGTTGAGGCCCGTCGATGCTTGCAACGTTGTTAAGATGCTGGGCATAAGCTTGATATAGGCATCGTTAAGCTCGGGGTGGGATTGTGAGAATCGGGCGCccagaaggagcaggatgGGGGTCAAAGGATGCATCTGCTAGTCTTAGCAATCAGCTTACACTTTTATCACACTTGATTGGCGCACCTTGAAGTGTTGGCCAAGTACGGCCACCAGCAGAGAGATATCGGTCACAGCATCTAAGGCCTGTTGTTGGTGCTCTGCATGGAGAGCTTGAACAAGCTGCGTTCCTTCCACACCAGTCCCTAGTGGCTTGGTTTCAATCAGGTCGTAGAGCATAAGCACATCAATCTGTGCCGCCAGGGCAACAAAGGCGATGATGGGGTCTGGGTACTCCAGTGATGCGTGAATCCGCAGCATCTTAATCCGCTGCGCCAGCAGTGCATTAAGAGTTCGATGTCGACTGCAGAACTCTTCGCAAGGCCTGGTCGGGGCGTTCTGCTTATGCTGGAGGACCCGTCCGCACATTGTGGCCCCGATGACACACTCCGCAAAGGGCGAGAAGTTATTGTGTGGCCACTCGACGCCGACATCTGGGACCACGTCGGCGAGGAAACTCATGTCCATCGGGCGATTGTTTACAAAGTTTACCTCAGGAGCTGGCAGGCGTGTTCGTATCTAGATCGAGTAAGTATCTGTTCCTTCCCTCTCACAAAGGACTCAAGACTGACCAGCCGCTCGTCAAAGAACATATGTAGCCCATCCACCATACTCGTGAAGCGGTCAATTAGATATGCAAACCAAAAGGTGCGTCTCTTCGTTTCGATATCAATCCAGTCGTTCTGGGCCGGAGTGAATTCCCTTTGATACTGGTCTAGCTGCATGGTTTGAGGTGTTCGAGGCATGTCGAGCTCGTATAGTCTCATCATTTGAATCAAGCGAAAAGCTCTGCCGGCGGACATCATCCCTCGGTCGAAGTCCTGACAGGTTAGCTCGTAGATCGAAAGCAAGGCCCACGCCTGGGCTTGTTCCAAAGAGATTTGGTGGCAGGGCTCATCTCCGTCGAGTTCGCCCAGAAGCTGCCTCGTTTTCGCATATAACTTGCAACCTTCAACATGGAACTGGCTGGAGAGTGATGAGGCTAACGTCCACATAGCGTACTGCAGGCATGTCCTCTGTTTGCTCAAGTTTGGTTGTTTGGACCATGATCGGTAGCGGTGAGTATGGATGATTGGCGCAAACGCATACGCCCGGTCGAAAAACAGCTGATCTCTACGCTATATTAGCACTGTTGTCAAACGAGGGTAAGACGTACAGGTCATTGTGCATTATTGGAGAGATGAAGAGACCAGATTCCATTGGAATTTGGACCAACTCTGGTACACTGTCCACTGGCGGCAATTGAAGGAGCGAGCTCTTGTACGGACCGTCGCAACATCCCCACGGTTCCATCGTGGGGAATGGGAATTCTATCGGTGCTACCGGCCACTGCAGGATATCTGTTGTTTCGGGCGTTGTGGTATTGTTTTCATTGTTGTCTGTGCTGCTGTCGTTGTCCACGGTCTGGCAGATGGGTGCTGGAGGCGTCCCCTGGTTTTCTAGCTGGCTCTCGAGCTCCTCTATTCTTTTCTGCAGCGTCTTGAGATACCCTTTCCTGGGCCCTCGAGGCGGGCAGCTGTCTCGCACTATGCATTCCACGCCGGATGTAGCACATGCTGTACATTGAGGTCGAATCCTATCGCAGCGGattcttcgtcgtcgacatTCTTCGCACTGCGGCCAGTTTGTCAGTATCAAACGCGCGGGATACAGTCGCTGAATGGGCTATGAGGCCTACTGCAATACCAGGCTGTTGTCGCTGTTGGCCCGACATGGCTGCTTGAATCGGTCTGGAGAGTATGCAatcggtcttcttcttctacgACAGGGAGAATCTGGATTATATTGACCAGGGTAGATCTAAGGTATCGTAGTATGGATTAAGCTGCAATATGTGGATGTAAGTACAGTCCAAATGGACCATTTTATCGTCTGAAGGACAAGATGGGACCATCGCTGGCTCTTCTGCCCATCACCATGTGCTATGAACTACTTCAGCTGACTGGTAATTTTGTTAGTACGGTGGAGAGGTGCAGGGATATTATTCTGGTATCTTAGTGACTAACATTGAAGGAATGTATAAATCGTTAGGCCAATCTTTCCATTGGTCTGGCTTACGGTGCGGCATACCTACCGTGTGGTGCCCCATTTTGACAGGGGTTTCACATGTGCCAGCGCCCTTATGGTAAGGTAACCCATATACTCTTGCTAGCTAATGAGAGGGTACAGTATTCCCAGGATGAGTGTGAGTCGGAACTCAGTACTCGCTGGTGATAGTCCAGGTGGTGAAAATACGCGCAGTAATGCAGTCCCCTTCAGCGAGATCGCCGCGTGTGGAAACCAAGCACTGCCATTGCGACCGGTATACTGGCGCTGCAACCTAGTGAAACTGTACTTCGATGCCTGGGCGAAACACGTTCGAAAAAATGTATTATGCTGTATTAATTACAAGACAGGCACTGAAGGATCGTGGTGTTTCTCGCTCAAGGGTCTGTAGTTAGGGCTTGAAGTATTTTTTTGGGATCATAGAACTAGGGCAACTCAAACTTCTGTCATCCTACTGTACTGCGCCCTAGAAGCAGGTCCAGTAGAGTCGGCTGTGCTACTATAGTGAAGCTTAGTCTGACTTAGCTTCTGAGTCTCTGCCTTGGCTAACTATGGCGGGCTATAGTCTGCTTTATTATTGGTTCTGCAAAGTGTCTCACTGTCTTACCACTTATGGCTTACTCTATTTTGGCCCCTTTGTCTAATCCATCCCGCATGCATACTCATCGTATATTTTTGGCCCCTTATAATGGTCTGAGTTGTAACTGAGGTATTTTTGCCATTGGTCTATTCCTTGTACTGCCAACTCGAACAATGCCAACTCCAACAAAGTCTGTGTACTCGGTTGGCCCAGGGGATTTTATTAGTACGGTGGAGAGATGCAGGGATGTGATTCTCTTATCCTACTATCTATATAATTACTAATACTTCTTGTAACCTATTATATACAATTTACGCGCCGTGGGAACCCATGTAATCCTGTCAACCTGTCAACCTGAGAATATGACTCAGACTAATCTGGTAGTTGACGTCGTTTCGGCTAGTCGTATATTCTCCCGGTCGATCCCTTATCGAAGGCAGTGCTGTGTATAACACATACCGTACAAGGAGTAAATATCTCTACACTCCCCACTGTACTATAAATCATCGGGTCAATCGTAGTATAGCCTAACGAGCTTTGACATGTGGTGTGGATACACATGTACGTTAAAAGGGGAAAaggcagaaggaaactgtatcaactacatgAACATAGCCTACTAAGAGCCTACTAAGATCGGgcgccatatgacgattgacgGTTAATCTCGTTGACAATAGATCTCTTTTTGATCTCTCGATACGGTACAAGAGGCGCCAGATCCGCTGGGGATGGAGATCGCGACCAAGCCACGATATCACGTGGCGTAAGCCGCCAGCCGTCTCGAGCTGAGACCCCGCTGAGGGCTGAGACTACACCTGGTGTACAGGATGAGCATCACATGACATTTCCATACTGCGAAATACCGAGGTGGTTCAGTAGGGCCGAATTCGGTCATGTGACCAGTGTCTGCAACGGAATCATTGAATTGTGGTCTTATATCATAACTACAGTCTGATAGAGATTTAGAGCTATTATGAGGTTTTTTATGACGGCAAAAGAGATGTTGATCCTCTATGACCGACGGGTGAATGGAAGATTAAAATCGAATGCGTAGTAACAACAATAATAAATCTGATTATATCACTGGTAATGTTTACTGATTGAGAGGCGGTACGTTATGTTTGATTAGTAAGAAGTCTCCTCGGTTGACCTGTAACCACACCACTGACCACACCAATATGGTGGCGCCACCCGCGGCCAAGGAGGCTTATATTCGCCCAGTGGATCTCGGCTTCGGAAAGATAATACTGTACCAAGTTGAATCCCGTATTAGGTCAGACCTAATTTATTAAGCTAATATGGACCGTTCTATGCTTTGTCACCAGGATTCAATAACGGGGCCAGTTTTGTTTTCAACGATTTTAATTCAACGATTCAAATCTAAGAATGTACATCTCTATGAAGCCATGCGCTCCGCGCGGCTCTGCAGCGCCTTGACCATACCGATGCCGACTTGGGTAGCCTCGTCCAGGTTCTCCTCTGGCAAGCCCAGCAGCTTGTTCTGAGCCTTGTCAGAGTGGTTGCCGGCATCTTCCGGGAAGAACGCTCGCGCGTAGAGCAGCTTAGCAAACCCAGCCATGTTGCCAGTCTTGACCATCTTCAGACCGTCTGCGTATCGCTCGTGGACATCCTCCTTGGTGATCGTCCAGTTGGCGTCCGCTGTACCAGTCACGCGCTTTACACTCTCAAACATCTCGTTCTGGCTGATAACAAAACTCTGGAGGTAGACGGGTTTGTTGAACCAGCTCGAGAGTGTCAGGCTCTTGTCGTTTTCGCCGTCTGGAAGCACTTTAAGGCTGAGCACAGTCGCAACAGCGCGCCCGACCTGGGCTAAGGTCGAGACCGAAGTCTTGGTGTTTCCATCGCCGTAGATCGTCAATTCTTTCTTGTCAAAGTCGAACCCGAAACGCGCCGGCCTGCCCGCTAAGCTGTAATCGTACCAGAACCCACAGCATACGGTGATCCACTTCATGCCCAGCTTGTCGATCTCATCTCGATTGGCCTGGGCTACGGGTCCGAGCATGACATCCTGGCCGAACTTAACATGCTCAATGTCGCCGCCGTATCCATTGGGCATGATGTACGGCACCCCTGCCTTGGCGGCTGCCTGGACAAGCTTGCTGTGAGTGTCGCGGGGTGCAGTGGGGGCAACAGTAATAATAAAGAACTGTTGGCCCCTGAGGGCATCGACAATGGAGGCCTCATCGTTGTAGTCGATGGGGGCGACAACGACGCCCTCGGGGAGTGTGTTGGTGCTGTCTTTGCGCGTGAGGGCAGTCACAGTGTGTTTTCCAGTTTTCAGGAGCGCGCCAGCGATGACAGAGCCAACAGTACCTCCGGCCTAGTAGCTGTTAGTCTCATCCTGTAACGTACTTGGGgagggagggggaggtgTTTACGTACACCGACAATGGCGACTCTCTCAATGGCATTGGTGAAGCTGGCGGGTTGATCCTTAGCGAATGACATTTTGCTTGAGTGATGTGTGTGATTGATCTGGGTTGGATGAAGGAATCAAGACTCGAATGCAGCTGGATCATGATAAATTTATATTGATTCCGGCTTATGATCTcgctgcagcggcggcacTGCAGCCTGAAACCCCGCCATAGCCGTGCTCAACATCGTAACTCCGCAATAGCGGCTCCATATCCATCCGAGCGGCGTTAAGTTCTTAAATGAAACAAACACACGGAGCATCTTCCCACCGATTCCTCCAGTGTCAGACGGTCGAGTGGGTCTAATGGTGACTCGGGTGGACAGATTTGACTCGAGCACAGCCTCACGATCATACATACTCCGTTCTCAAACCCTATCCCTACCTTTTCTACGAGTCTACAGGGGCTCGCTCCCAGGCCCGTGACTGTCAGTAAACATCAATTCACAGTGAAAATGCCCTCTGGCAACCATCATAACCTGCTACCCAGCTAACCTGAAGCCTCGAGTGAAGGTGAGTAAAGATGAGTGAAGATCGTGAATTCGTGAATTCGTGAATTGCGTGAATTGCGTGAAAACTGTAGGCCGTCAGTACAGTGAAGATGATTCCAACGTCGAACGTCCCAAGTCCCTCCCAGCGAAAGCCAGCAAGGTCCTCGTTGTCGTCAGTATCTGCTCCTCGCAGTTTCTTACTCAAGCCGGTCTTGTCTCAGCATCGTCCCTCAACACATCATTAGACGCTCCTTTGACATCAACAACCAGCCTGACAGGCTGAGCTGATTCCCCCTAGATACTCTCACTGTGGGcgccttcatcctcatcggtAGCCGCTTCGACGACGTCTTTGAGCACAAACTGTTCTTCGTAGGCGGCTATGTCTGGTGCCCATGGTCTTGTCTTAATTGTATTCTGTGTATAGCGGCCCCGACTTCTTTACTTCTACCGTACCATACAAAGGACGCCCATTGCATAAGCGGGCTATTGCTGCGGACGCCATGGGTCTAATTCTAAACAACTTCCGCGCGTCGACATTTATGCTGATCTCCATGACCTTCTCCCTCATCGGGTGTCATCTTCGCAAAAGTGCCTGTGTACCATATCTACTGAGCGCTGACAATGTTGAGATTATTATCCTTCCATGGGGGATGGATTCGTCGTTTCCCGCTGCTACGATTATCCTGAGTCAGGTATGCCGCGCCAGCTTTAGGATCTGGCTGCGTCACTGGTGACTACGTTGTCAACTGTCCCATCTCCATTGGGTTTGGCTTTTCCGGTACTGTCGAGAGCCAGGTCAATGGTCAAGGAAAGGATGTCTTGCAGGGCTACCGAGGAGTGTTTTGCAGGTGTTGCACTTGCCGAGTTTAGGCGTAGTTGTTGTCCTGCTCTTTTGTTTTGTATATCAAGATAGAAAGGGTGCAACAAAAGACCAATTCACAGAAAACGCTTGTTTAGATCTTATTAAAGTGATAATGTTTCATTAATTCCTTAAAGTGTGGTTCTGCTGTTAAGTTACCGAATGTCGGGAAAATGTAGACAGATATGGCTCCACGAGAACCGGTTCTGGTCTACCCCGGCAACAAGATCTGGCACAACGGTGTTGGGCTCGGGTTCTGTGTTTGAAAGAGTTGGTATTCTGTCTCGAGAGCTTCCAGCTGCAAAAGttctttttgtttctccGCTACGTTAATGAGAAGATGCCATGCTATAGAGAGTGGCTGTGAGTGAATGCTGTATCCGTCGCCCTGACAAGATTCTCAGCCCTttgaaagcagcaggaatgtGAGCAGACAGGGCGGGATGTCGATGGCCAACAAGATATAAGTGTATTATAAAGACACCTCTAATAACATTTCATCATGGGCGGCCTTTCTAGCGAGCTGCTCAGCTGCCTCTAGTCCATTCCTACCGCTATCGATGACAACCCTGATGGTTTCATCCGCGATGCCTGCCTTGACTTGTAGCACCAAATGTGAGCAATGGACTGCCGGGCCACAATAATATTTGCGACACCGCTAAGCATAGATCCAGGAGTCAAGACATCTCCGATGAAGACCATTGCCGAGAATTATACGTCTGAGTAGAGGGCGAGGTTGTTCCCAGGGGTTAGACTGCTCGGCAAACCTTACATGTTGAACGCCTCATGCCAAAGCTGTGCGCAGTTGAATTGATCTTCGAGGCTATCGAACCCTGAAGCAGGTCTAATATATGCGGGAAGGCCATGGCAGCTAGCCTGAAATTTACTGTACAAATTATTATGTACTGGATGAATTACTACGGAGAATCAGGCTAGACGTAATTACCAGCCCCAGCTGTCATAaatataaaagaatgaaggtctgGTTCTTCCAACCTAGCTCTATACAGCAGTTCAAATACATAAGAAATAATAAGCATCCTAGTCTGATACAGCAGTTAGAATAGACCTAACTTTGAAC carries:
- a CDS encoding protein pkhB (transcript_id=CADANIAT00008703) translates to MDTDSEWASEPIAIIGMSCKFSGGASNPDKLWDLMASGKTGWSEIPEERFNLKGVYHANHERTSTTHVKGGHFLDEDVAVFDAAFFNYSAEMAQVVDPQFRLQLESAYEALENAGLPLSRVLGSQTSVFAGVFAHDYQEGIIRDEDRLPRFNVVGTWSPMSSNRISHFFDFRGASMTLETGCSTTLVALHQAVQTLRNREADMSVVTGANVMLNPDTFKAIGSLGMLSPDGRSYSFDSRANGYGRGEGVATIIIKRLSDALAANDPIRAVIRETAVNQDGKTDTITTPSGAAQVDLMRECYSRAGLDPRGTQYFEAHGTGTPTGDPIEAQAMATIFSEGRDDKNHYLRIGSVKTNVGHTEAVSGLAAVIKGVLCLEKGLIPPTVNYEMPNPKLKLNEWRLKVVRTIEHWPDSLIDGPCRMSINNFGYGGTNAHVILESADPWTLTPDLDFELVNGKGLKGNGDASDDVSDAKVLILSARDERGCQQMVSDLKGYLEKHKPLDRKASKQLLQNLSYTLCERRTLFQWVATHQVRLDSGALDSVIQGLDSPCFKPTRRASESPRIGMVFTGQVFRRSIEEAETYLNALGADWSLLEELQRDKKTTKVHETKISIPICVALQIALVRLLESWGITASGVASHSSGEISAAFAVGALTHHQAIAIAYFRAIIVADGTQRAPGSAKGAMAAIGLGVGTVQPYLDRLTEGKAVVACVNSPQSVTISGDEDAIDEITDLCKQDGVFARRLKVQQAYHSHHMDPFADTYRERLRIEMDRSVVKGDKQKLKAVFSSAVTGGRITDIKEIASPDHWVGSLIRPVEFVDALTELVLGDPDDPTGRSVDVLLEVGPHTALGGPIREILSLSEFGGIELPYWGCLVRDEHAGDSMRSAAINLFREGQSLAMDKINFPVPAYDGEGPQVLTNLPSYPWNHTMRHWQESRVNRAIRERGQPPHELLGMPVAGNDPSASVWRRVLRVTETPWLRDHMVQGSIVYPGAGYICLAIEAVRQLTDQDKSVSGLRLRDINFLFALVIPDNADGVEIRTTLQSVPEREIGAQGWWRFEVSSVTLENRWTLHATGMVGIEESAVLETERRRRPLSIYTRQPNPQDLFANLRAHSVYHGPLFQNTNRIIQDGREPRSICDITIRHEASSDTDPEVAAQNSLLHPITLDAVFVAFYSALPSVGALQEEPKLPRSVRAMWISSNISHQIGHTLQCDTSLLNDDPQRGRADITVFDGKTDATVLKIQGVELAALGRGSSASTSTEVCSRVVWEPDLSFRNPLAFEQIKKHLASTNSDQEADVVRDLQRLCIAYASDALRELTPGDVAGLQEQPHLAKYYAFLRGLVNKTTEEPGKPQQSMESVDEKVVCRLGPLLPSILRGERSVEEVRSLMDEYNTNSRRQLSSLRQLSALLQTIAHKSPGARVLQIGSSTGALATRRILETLDTNLVASWHITEPSSELLDNARAQLADWADLLQFEQLDIEQSPFKKKFIPESYDVVVSLHALHAIKNPASALGNVRTLLKPGGTLLLVETTKNQVDVDFVFALRPGWLQDKNPLTSWDAVLQDGGFSGLDLEIYDSESDIHTNSVIMSTVPAKDQKADLSKVKDSFAVVSSIKTPPSSPIVDQLCQRIQALTGTATTHLVLEKTSGNTYKDKICVFIGELDRPILADLDAVQMEGLRAMVTQCSGLLWVTTGGTVEREAPERAVHQGFLRVLRNEYISRYFISLDLDPAHADAGAAGWSSGANPAVSAIVQALEEGFGHGSTRTGPAEFEYAERNGVLHIPRYYKDEKYNNMVTCPLAPSWSDHDERSIPLERLFQDRQLRLQVGIPGHLGTLAFAENEANHADLPPELMEITPRAHGACSRDVMAAMGQLKDQAMGFECAGIIARLGSEAYSKGYRVGDRVMALSAGASFASNVCVPWHGVIQMPKDMDFVSAASLPLAFTVAYFGLVRSASLTTGQSVLIHAAAGAFGQAAIMLAKHLGVTEIYATVGSPEKQDILEREYGIPSERIFSSRDASFAPAILAATKGRGVDLVLSSLSGPLLQESLSTVAPLGYLVNIGKADIERNSLMALESFSRGISFVSMDVPTLLQRRGPDVHRTLGEITSLVEQQVLKPVYPVTVYPMQDVQAAFRFVQTGDQMGKVVLSAGSDEQVYVVPRPKGLTTQSQLRPDASYLIVGGVGGIGRSVAHWLVAHGAQHLILLSRSAGNLDLDQNKNSDGAFFINELRHMGCRVKPVSCDVSLASSLTVALRACEDDGFPPVRGVIQGAMLLRDAIFEQMTLDDWRSGLSPKLYGTWNLHTEFSQPDSLDFFIMLSSVSGVAGIASQSNYAAGGSYEDAMARWRQSQGLPGVAIDLGPISDIGYVSTDPRVAERLRKDGEFAMLDEGIVLRALNAAILHPLGRSQIIIGLTSSPGPHWDPNGRSQLGRDARYATLRPHTKVSARQDGESTSASLATQLADTNDPQEGARLIGAAIAEKLADIFMTPIAEIDLSKPPAHYGVDSLIAVELRNMLALQAAADISIFNILQTASLAALAGLVAEKSRHFQA